From the genome of Gemmatimonas phototrophica, one region includes:
- a CDS encoding DinB family protein: MYDHISWLRGELSRSVFGGAWHGPSLLEALAEIGPHDASAVAIPGAHSIRDIALHAVAWMEEVQRRLTGAEPGMPTRGDWPEGTTATAEEWNAVRELVAHTATALDADLSVFPAARLSDYVGQGAMHDAPLGTGVTYIVMLNGVVQHNVYHAGQIVLMARALRR; the protein is encoded by the coding sequence ATGTACGATCACATCTCCTGGCTGCGTGGCGAGTTGTCGCGCTCGGTCTTTGGCGGCGCGTGGCATGGCCCGTCGCTGCTGGAGGCACTCGCAGAGATTGGTCCGCACGATGCGTCGGCGGTTGCGATTCCCGGGGCGCATAGCATCCGCGATATCGCGCTGCACGCGGTGGCCTGGATGGAGGAAGTACAGCGTCGTCTCACGGGCGCCGAACCGGGGATGCCGACGCGGGGCGATTGGCCGGAGGGAACAACGGCAACAGCGGAGGAATGGAACGCGGTTCGCGAACTCGTTGCCCATACGGCCACTGCCCTCGATGCCGACCTCTCGGTGTTTCCCGCCGCCAGACTCTCGGATTATGTAGGGCAGGGCGCGATGCACGATGCGCCCCTGGGTACCGGTGTCACGTATATCGTGATGCTCAATGGGGTCGTGCAGCATAACGTGTATCACGCCGGGCAGATCGTGCTGATGGCCCGCGCACTGCGCCGGTAA
- a CDS encoding FAD-dependent oxidoreductase: protein MTDRRTFLRNASALLPALWVAPACVRGRLTPAAESTADLVIVGGGLGGCAAALAALQRGLRVIMTEETDWIGGQLTQQAVPPDENAWIESIGGTRSYLALRDAIRSYYRTQTPLTAAARANPRLNPGNGWVSRLCCEPRVSLGVLEAQFAPYVASGQLRLLLQHVARQVQVQGDRILGVEVRSLLDGERRWLTAPFYADATELGDLLPMSGTEYVTGAESRAMTGEPHAKDVAEPDNVQAFTVCFAMEHRDGEDHVGDRPAAYETWRNTMVQVPGSDTPTRLLSFDDPGSARLGFNPVARTGYWSYRRIIDRTQFVPGTHASDVTIVNWGQNDYSFGSLIDVSPQEAAQHVSRAKELGVSLLYWLQTECPRPDGGAGWRGLRLRHDVMGTTDGFAKYPYIRESRRIRARFTVCEQHVTLDARLRETGASREAVTAAPFADSVGIGHYSMDLHLTTRGDRGQYGATLPFQIPLGALLPERMENVLPVCKNIGVTHLTNGCYRLHPIEWNIGESAGHLVAYCLAQRTTPHAVHAQAAHIEALQRQLITAGVPLAWPHPLPK, encoded by the coding sequence GTGACGGATCGTCGCACGTTTCTGCGGAACGCCTCGGCGCTCCTGCCAGCGTTATGGGTGGCGCCGGCGTGCGTCCGGGGGCGCCTGACGCCGGCCGCGGAGTCCACTGCCGATCTGGTTATTGTTGGCGGAGGTCTTGGTGGCTGCGCCGCCGCACTGGCGGCCTTGCAGCGTGGCCTTCGCGTGATCATGACCGAGGAGACCGACTGGATTGGTGGCCAGCTCACACAGCAGGCGGTCCCCCCAGATGAGAACGCGTGGATTGAATCCATTGGCGGCACCCGGAGTTATCTCGCACTGCGGGACGCGATTCGGAGCTACTATCGCACGCAGACCCCACTGACGGCCGCCGCCCGCGCCAACCCGCGGCTCAACCCGGGGAACGGCTGGGTGTCGCGACTGTGTTGCGAGCCACGAGTCTCGCTGGGCGTATTGGAAGCGCAGTTCGCGCCCTATGTGGCATCGGGACAGCTCCGCCTTTTGCTTCAGCATGTGGCGCGTCAGGTGCAGGTGCAGGGTGATCGCATCCTTGGTGTGGAAGTGCGTTCACTGCTCGACGGAGAGCGTCGGTGGCTCACCGCCCCCTTCTACGCCGACGCCACGGAGCTGGGGGACCTGCTCCCCATGAGTGGCACGGAGTACGTGACTGGCGCGGAATCGCGGGCGATGACCGGCGAACCCCATGCCAAGGACGTGGCGGAGCCCGATAACGTGCAGGCCTTCACCGTGTGTTTTGCCATGGAGCATCGCGATGGTGAGGACCACGTGGGAGATCGCCCGGCGGCGTACGAGACATGGCGCAACACCATGGTGCAGGTGCCAGGTAGTGATACGCCAACCCGCTTGCTCAGCTTTGATGATCCGGGGTCGGCACGACTGGGCTTCAATCCCGTAGCACGTACCGGTTATTGGTCATACCGGCGGATCATTGACCGCACGCAGTTTGTTCCGGGAACGCACGCGAGCGATGTAACCATCGTGAACTGGGGGCAGAACGATTATTCCTTTGGCTCACTGATTGACGTGTCACCCCAGGAAGCAGCACAGCATGTGTCGCGCGCCAAAGAGCTGGGCGTCTCCCTGCTCTACTGGTTGCAAACGGAATGCCCGCGTCCCGACGGCGGCGCGGGCTGGCGTGGTTTGCGGCTGCGACATGATGTCATGGGGACGACCGACGGCTTCGCCAAGTACCCGTACATTCGGGAGAGCCGGCGGATCCGCGCGCGCTTCACCGTATGCGAGCAGCATGTGACCCTCGACGCGCGGCTTCGCGAGACCGGTGCCTCCCGCGAGGCCGTGACCGCGGCACCATTTGCCGACAGCGTTGGCATTGGGCACTACAGCATGGATCTGCATCTGACCACCCGCGGTGATCGCGGGCAGTACGGGGCAACGCTGCCGTTTCAGATTCCGCTGGGCGCCCTGCTTCCCGAGCGCATGGAGAATGTGCTCCCGGTATGCAAGAACATTGGGGTGACACACCTGACCAACGGCTGCTACCGGCTGCATCCGATTGAGTGGAACATTGGCGAAAGCGCCGGTCATCTGGTGGCGTACTGTCTGGCGCAGCGTACCACCCCACATGCCGTGCATGCGCAGGCCGCGCACATCGAAGCGTTGCAGCGCCAACTCATCACGGCCGGTGTGCCGTTGGCCTGGCCACATCCGCTCCCGAAGTAA